Proteins encoded in a region of the Zea mays cultivar B73 chromosome 4, Zm-B73-REFERENCE-NAM-5.0, whole genome shotgun sequence genome:
- the LOC100281660 gene encoding Hydroxyproline O-galactosyltransferase GALT2, with the protein MARRVRPSHLVLALAAAYLLLISLKFRRVLDLAATDLADDPAAAAAAAFSSPSSADHLPPPGSASATSSSSSPPFPVRPFWHRYDRVSLPDLASRNRSALDRMADDAWALGLTAWEDAAAFAGDPWALLAAATSRASDAAKCPSAVSQRARGRVVFLPCGLAAGSSITVVGTPRASHREYVPQLARMRQGDGTVMVSQFMVELQGLRAVDGEDPPRILHLNPRLRGDWSQHPILEHNTCYRMQWGAAQRCDGTPPDDNDDKVDGFPKCEKWIRNDIVDTKESKTTSWLKRFIGRAKKPAMTWPFPFVEERLFVLTIQAGVEGFHIYVGGRHVTSFPYRPGFTLEDATGLFVKGDVDIHSVYATALPSSHPSFSLQQVLEMSEKWRSRPLPKGPVSLFIGILSASNHFAERMAVRKTWMQAPEIKSSEAVARFFVALNSRKEVNVMLKKEAEYFGDIVILPFIDRYELVVLKTIAICEYGVQNLTAANIMKCDDDTFVRVDVVLRRIKLNNGDKPLYMGNLNLLHRPLRTGKWAVTDEEWPEDIYPPYANGPGYVISGDIAKFIVSQHANQSLRLFKMEDVSMGLWVEKFNSTNPVQYSHSWKFCQYGCLENYYTAHYQSPRQMLCLWDKLVRGQASCCNYR; encoded by the exons ATGGCGCGGCGGGTGCGGCCGTCGCACCTGGTGCTGGCGCTGGCGGCAGCCTACCTCCTCCTCATCTCCCTCAAGTTCCGCCGCGTGCTGGACCTGGCCGCCACCGACCTCGCGGAcgaccctgccgccgccgccgccgccgccttctcTTCTCCGTCCTCCGCCGACCACCTGCCCCCGCCCGGGTCCGCTTccgccacctcctcctcctcctcgccccCGTTCCCGGTCCGCCCCTTCTGGCACCGCTACGACCGTGTGTCCCTCCCCGACCTCGCGTCCCGCAACCGCTCCGCGCTCGACCGCATGGCCGACGACGCCTGGGCGCTCGGCCTCACCGCCTGGGAGGACGCCGCCGCCTTCGCAGGGGACCCCTGGGCGCTGCTCGCCGCCGCCACCTCCCGCGCCTCCGACGCCGCCAAGTGCCCCTCCGCGGTCTCCCAGCGCGCGCGGGGCCGGGTCGTCTTCCTCCCCTGCGGCCTCGCCGCGGGCTCGTCCATCACCGTCGTCGGCACGCCGCGCGCCTCGCACAGGGAGTACGTGCCGCAGCTCGCGCGGATGCGCCAGGGGGACGGCACCGTCATGGTGTCCCAGTTCATGGTCGAGCTCCAGGGCCTGCGCGCCGTCGACGGCGAGGACCCGCCCAGGATACTCCACCTCAACCCCAGGCTCAGGGGGGATTGGAGCCAGCACCCTATCCTCGAGCACAACACCTGCTACAGGATGCAGTGGGGCGCCGCGCAGCGCTGTGACGGCACACCACCCGACGACAATGACGACAAAG TCGATGGATTCCCCAAATGTGAGAAGTGGATACGCAATGACATTGTTGACACCAAGGAGTCCAAGACGACATCATGGTTGAAGAGATTCATCGGGCGTGCGAAGAAGCCTGCAATGACATGGCCATTCCCCTTTGTAGAGGAGAGGCTATTTGTTCTGACTATACAAGCTGGAGTTGAAGGTTTCCACATTTATGTTGGTGGTCGACATGTGACATCTTTTCCTTATCGGCCG GGGTTCACTCTTGAAGATGCAACAGGGTTATTTGTCAAGGGTGATGTAGATATACATTCAGTTTATGCCACTGCACTTCCTTCGTCGCATCCTAGTTTTTCTCTTCAACAAGTCCTTGAGATGTCAGAAAAGTGGAGGTCTCGGCCACTACCAAAAGGCCCCGTTTCCCTTTTCATTGGAATACTGTCTGCATCAAATCATTTCGCTGAGCGCATGGCTGTGAGGAAAACATGGATGCAGGCTCCAGAAATAAAGTCTTCTGAAGCCGTGGCTCGATTCTTTGTTGCACTG AATTCAAGGAAAGAGGTCAATGTAATGTTGAAGAAAGAAGCAGAATACTTTGGAGACATTGTCATTTTGCCATTTATAGACCGCTATGAGCTGGTTGTTCTTAAGACAATTGCTATCTGTGAGTATGGG GTCCAGAACTTGACTGCTGCAAACATCATGAAATGTGACGATGATACATTTGTGAGAGTAGATGTAGTTCTGAGACGCATCAAGTTGAACAATGGTGACAAACCATTATATATGGGGAACCTTAACCTCCTGCACAGACCATTGAGGACTGGAAAATGGGCAGTTACAGACGAG GAGTGGCCTGAGGATATCTACCCGCCATATGCAAACGGACCAGGCTATGTGATTTCTGGTGACATAGCAAAATTCATCGTGTCACAGCATGCCAATCAGAGTTTAAGA CTGTTTAAGATGGAAGATGTAAGCATGGGCCTATGGGTCGAGAAGTTCAATTCAACAAATCCTGTCCAATATTCCCACAGCTGGAAGTTCTGCCAGTACGGTTGCCTGGAGAACTACTACACGGCCCACTATCAGTCACCCAGGCAGATGCTGTGCTTGTGGGATAAGTTGGTTCGTGGTCAGGCATCCTGCTGTAACTACAGATAG
- the LOC103655222 gene encoding glycerol-3-phosphate 2-O-acyltransferase 6 yields the protein MANSHHRCTSVASELEGTLLISGSLFPYFFLVALEAGGPLRALLLLAVYPLVALLGAAFSWDDLPLLAMTFLSTAGLDVGDVTAAARATLPRFFLADLRGSAFRALSRHAGGGERYVVTHLPRLVAEPFVREYLGADVRVVGTELRVVAGKRFSGTVVVASPGVAAAAAGADRSLGALVAVLGSDRVVGVGLYCPGAGGDQQPAFLQACQERRMVSAPEKAAAVPLPRSEYPRPLVFHDGRLVRRPDPLACLAILLWLPLGVLLSVTRLLFGFLPHGAGLLLSAATGFRMRGSLGGAAAAGPRRGTLFACNHQTLMDPVILATVLRRKVTAVTYSLSSFSELIAPIPTVRLTRDRGRDSRIMQRELARGDLVVCPEGTTCREPYLLRFSPLFAEIADEVTPTAVRAGGAMFHGSTVRGHKWLDSVFFLMNPAPWYEIRILATCSGSGGASSLDVANGVQRMIGDELGFECTGLTRRDKYRMIAGHDGVDARSSPSS from the coding sequence ATGGCTAATTCTCATCACCGGTGCACCAGCGTCGCCTCCGAGCTGGAAGGCACGCTGCTCATCTCCGGCAGCCTCTTCCCATACTTCTTCCTCGTCGCCCTCGAGGCCGGCGGCCCGCTCAGGGCCCTGCTCTTGCTCGCCGTGTACCCTCTCGTCGCGCTGCTCGGCGCCGCCTTCTCGTGGGACGACCTACCCCTGCTCGCCATGACCTTCCTGTCCACCGCCGGCCTCGACGTCGGCGACGTGACCGCGGCGGCGCGGGCCACGCTGCCCAGGTTCTTCCTGGCCGACCTGCGGGGCAGCGCGTTCCGGGCCTTGTCGCGCCACGCCGGCGGCGGCGAGAGGTACGTCGTCACGCACCTGCCCAGGCTCGTCGCGGAGCCGTTCGTGAGGGAGTACCTCGGCGCCGACGTCCGCGTCGTCGGCACGGAGCTGCGGGTGGTCGCGGGTAAGAGGTTCTCAGGCACGGTGGTGGTGGCCTCTCCCGGCGTCGCGGCGGCAGCGGCTGGCGCCGACCGCAGCCTGGGTGCTCTGGTGGCCGTCCTTGGGAGCGACCGGGTCGTCGGCGTGGGGCTCTACTGCCCCGGCGCCGGCGGGGACCAGCAGCCGGCGTTTCTGCAGGCTTGCCAGGAGCGCCGCATGGTGTCCGCGCCGGAGAAGGCGGCGGCGGTGCCCCTGCCGAGGAGCGAGTACCCGCGGCCGCTGGTGTTCCACGACGGCCGCCTCGTGCGCCGGCCCGACCCGCTCGCGTGCCTGGCCATCTTGCTGTGGCTCCCGCTCGGCGTGCTCCTGTCCGTGACGCGCCTCCTCTTCGGCTTCCTCCCGCACGGCGCCGGGCTCCTGCTGTCCGCGGCCACGGGCTTCCGGATGCGCGGCAGCCTCGGGGGAGCGGCAGCGGCGGGCCCGCGGCGAGGCACATTGTTCGCGTGCAACCACCAGACGCTGATGGACCCGGTGATCCTCGCGACGGTGCTGCGCCGGAAGGTGACCGCCGTGACGTACAGCCTATCCAGCTTCTCGGAGCTGATCGCGCCGATCCCGACCGTCCGGCTGACGCGCGACCGCGGCAGGGACAGCCGGATCATGCAGCGCGAGCTCGCGCGCGGCGACCTGGTGGTCTGCCCGgagggcaccacctgccgcgagccCTACCTGCTGCGCTTCAGCCCGCTGTTCGCGGAGATCGCCGACGAGGTCACGCCGACGGCCGTGCGGGCCGGCGGCGCCATGTTCCACGGCTCCACCGTGCGGGGCCACAAGTGGCTCGACTCCGTCTTCTTCCTCATGAACCCGGCGCCGTGGTACGAGATCCGGATCCTGGCCACCTGCAGTGGCAGTGGCGGCGCGTCCAGCCTCGACGTGGCCAACGGCGTCCAGCGCATGATCGGCGATGAGCTTGGGTTCGAGTGCACCGGGCTCACGCGCAGGGACAAGTACCGGATGATCGCCGGCCACGACGGCGTCGACGCGAGgtcgtcgccgtcgtcatag